One genomic segment of Vibrio sp. SCSIO 43136 includes these proteins:
- the fre gene encoding NAD(P)H-flavin reductase: MTIKCKVKSIEPLACNTYEILLHPETPVSFKAGQYLMVVMGEKDRRPFSIASSPCRHEGELELHIGAAQENAYALEVVEAMRLALENGDDIEIEAPHGDAWFKQDAQRPVLLIAGGTGFSYVRSILDHCISQDIQQPIYLYWGAKDERQLYAKQELLDIEAKYSNIHFEAVVEQAPADWSGKVGNVLQAVERDFESLEQYDIYIAGRFEMAGAAREQFTERKAAKRDHIYADAYAFI; this comes from the coding sequence ATGACAATAAAATGTAAAGTAAAGTCGATTGAACCTTTAGCCTGTAATACGTATGAGATCCTATTGCATCCAGAAACACCAGTCTCTTTTAAGGCTGGCCAATATCTGATGGTAGTAATGGGAGAGAAAGACCGTCGTCCTTTCTCTATTGCTAGTAGTCCTTGTCGCCACGAAGGTGAACTAGAGCTTCATATTGGTGCTGCGCAAGAAAATGCTTATGCGCTAGAAGTGGTCGAGGCCATGCGCCTTGCACTAGAAAACGGTGATGATATCGAAATTGAAGCACCTCATGGTGACGCTTGGTTTAAGCAAGATGCGCAGCGACCAGTATTACTTATTGCTGGTGGTACAGGCTTTAGTTATGTACGTTCAATTTTAGATCATTGCATCAGCCAAGATATCCAACAACCTATCTATCTATATTGGGGCGCTAAAGATGAACGCCAGCTTTATGCGAAACAAGAGCTTTTAGATATAGAAGCAAAATACAGCAATATTCACTTTGAAGCGGTAGTAGAGCAAGCGCCTGCAGATTGGTCTGGAAAAGTGGGTAATGTACTGCAAGCCGTTGAGCGTGATTTCGAATCGTTGGAGCAATATGACATCTATATTGCTGGACGTTTTGAAATGGCGGGAGCGGCTCGTGAACAATTTACCGAGCGTAAAGCAGCGAAACGCGATCATATCTACGCAGATGCTTACGCTTTTATTTAA
- the trxA gene encoding thioredoxin TrxA, with amino-acid sequence MSDKILQLTDDGFEKDVIQAAGPVLVDFWAEWCGPCKMIAPILDEIADEYEGKLTIGKLNIDQNAGTPPKYGIRGIPTLLLFKDGGVAATKVGALSKTQLKEFLDANL; translated from the coding sequence ATGAGTGACAAGATTTTGCAGCTGACCGACGACGGTTTTGAGAAAGACGTGATCCAAGCTGCAGGCCCAGTATTAGTGGATTTTTGGGCTGAATGGTGTGGACCTTGTAAGATGATCGCACCGATTCTTGACGAAATCGCTGATGAGTACGAAGGCAAGCTAACCATTGGTAAGCTAAACATTGATCAGAACGCTGGCACGCCACCGAAATACGGTATTCGTGGTATCCCAACGCTACTACTATTTAAAGATGGTGGTGTTGCAGCGACAAAAGTTGGCGCACTATCGAAAACTCAGCTTAAAGAGTTCCTAGACGCGAACCTTTAA
- the ubiD gene encoding 4-hydroxy-3-polyprenylbenzoate decarboxylase: MNFKDLREFLDYLERNGQLKRISHPVDPAYEMTEISDRTLRAAGPALLFENPVGYDMPVLTNLFGTPERVAMGMGRESVSDLREVGKLLAYLKEPEPPRGFKDALSKIPLFKQVLNMPAKRLSKAPCQQVVWQGEQIDLDKIPVMSCWSEDVAPLLTWGLTVTKGPNKKRQNLGIYRQQKIAKNKIIMRWLAHRGGALDLRDWMEANPGKPFPVSVAFGADPATILGAVTPVPDTLSEYAFAGLLRGSRTEVVKSVSNDLEVPASAEIVMEGYIDPNEFADEGPYGDHTGYYNEAEKHHVFTITHITMRENPIYHSTYTGRPPDEPAVLGVALNEVFVPILQKQFPEIIDFYLPPEGCSYRMAVVSIKKQYPGHAKRVMMGVWSFLRQFMYTKFVIIVDENVNTRDWGEVVNAMTSHMLPKRDNLFIDHTPIDSLDFVSPVAGLGSKMGLDATEKWDAELAMTQEMRTSQLPSQELLSIVEDWKQTNDDIKDVHIDIGSEQLGLAVIDIDKHRVGQAYEVMKSLVATLDGRHRFSYLICCDGDVNIRDWNDIIWAITTRMDPSRDSQFEGEATLMMDATNKFDSEITREWGKPIKKDPQLVAKVDSYWTQLDIL; encoded by the coding sequence ATGAATTTTAAGGATTTGCGAGAGTTTTTGGACTACCTTGAGCGCAATGGACAGCTCAAGCGTATTAGTCACCCGGTCGACCCTGCCTACGAAATGACAGAAATTAGTGATCGCACACTAAGAGCGGCGGGGCCTGCATTACTGTTTGAAAACCCTGTCGGGTATGACATGCCAGTATTAACCAATTTATTTGGTACTCCTGAGCGTGTGGCCATGGGCATGGGAAGAGAAAGTGTTTCGGACCTTCGAGAAGTGGGTAAATTGCTCGCTTATCTAAAAGAACCAGAACCTCCTCGCGGTTTCAAAGATGCCTTGAGCAAAATCCCTTTATTCAAACAAGTGCTCAATATGCCAGCTAAGCGATTGAGTAAAGCACCTTGTCAGCAAGTCGTTTGGCAAGGTGAGCAAATTGACTTGGATAAAATTCCCGTAATGAGTTGTTGGTCTGAAGACGTTGCGCCGCTATTAACGTGGGGCTTGACTGTGACCAAGGGGCCAAACAAAAAGCGCCAAAACTTAGGGATCTACCGTCAGCAGAAAATTGCCAAGAACAAAATAATCATGCGTTGGTTAGCTCACCGTGGTGGTGCGCTCGATCTGCGTGATTGGATGGAGGCGAATCCGGGCAAACCCTTTCCAGTCTCAGTTGCCTTTGGTGCAGACCCTGCCACCATCTTGGGGGCGGTGACACCTGTACCAGACACCTTGTCTGAGTATGCTTTTGCGGGCTTACTACGTGGCAGTCGCACCGAAGTGGTTAAGTCGGTGAGCAATGATCTCGAAGTCCCTGCGAGTGCAGAGATAGTCATGGAAGGTTATATAGACCCCAATGAGTTTGCTGACGAAGGACCATACGGCGATCACACCGGGTACTATAATGAGGCGGAAAAACATCACGTTTTTACCATCACTCATATCACCATGCGTGAAAATCCTATTTATCACAGTACCTATACGGGACGACCACCTGATGAGCCAGCGGTGCTAGGTGTGGCACTCAATGAAGTGTTTGTGCCCATCTTGCAAAAGCAGTTCCCAGAAATTATTGATTTCTACTTACCACCAGAAGGTTGTTCCTATCGAATGGCAGTAGTTTCAATTAAGAAGCAATATCCTGGACATGCTAAACGGGTCATGATGGGTGTTTGGTCTTTCTTACGCCAATTCATGTACACCAAGTTTGTCATCATAGTCGATGAAAACGTCAATACTCGAGATTGGGGAGAAGTGGTTAACGCAATGACGAGCCACATGTTGCCTAAACGAGACAATCTGTTTATTGACCATACACCGATAGACTCGCTTGATTTTGTATCCCCAGTTGCTGGTTTGGGTTCCAAAATGGGTTTGGATGCGACTGAAAAATGGGACGCTGAGTTAGCGATGACTCAAGAAATGAGAACAAGTCAGCTGCCAAGCCAAGAGCTACTCTCTATAGTAGAGGATTGGAAGCAAACCAATGACGATATAAAAGATGTTCACATTGATATCGGTTCCGAGCAACTAGGGTTGGCGGTGATAGATATCGATAAACACCGTGTGGGGCAGGCGTATGAAGTAATGAAAAGCTTAGTCGCTACACTCGATGGACGTCATCGATTTAGTTATCTCATTTGCTGTGATGGCGATGTGAATATCCGAGACTGGAATGACATAATCTGGGCGATTACTACACGTATGGATCCATCGCGAGACAGCCAATTTGAAGGGGAAGCAACCTTAATGATGGATGCGACCAACAAATTTGATAGTGAAATTACCCGCGAGTGGGGAAAACCAATTAAGAAAGACCCTCAGCTGGTGGCGAAAGTCGACAGCTATTGGACTCAGCTCGACATCTTATGA
- the rho gene encoding transcription termination factor Rho translates to MNLTELKNRPVSELVKLGESLGLENLARLRKQDIIFAILKAHAKSGEDIFGDGVLEILQDGFGFLRSADSSYLAGPDDIYVSPSQIRRFNLRTGDSIAGKIRPPKDGERYFALLKVNTVNHDKPDNARNKILFENLTPLHANERMVMECGNGSTEDITARVLDLASPIGKGQRGLIVAPPKAGKTMLLQNIAQSIARNNPESELMVLLIDERPEEVTEMQRLVKGEVVASTFDEPASRHVQVAEMVIEKAKRLVEHKKDVVILLDSITRLARAYNTVIPSSGKVLTGGVDANALHRPKRFFGAARNVEEGGSLTIIATALVDTGSKMDEVIYEEFKGTGNMELHLNRKIAEKRVFPAIDFNRSGTRREELLTKADELQKMWILRKIVHPMGEIDAMEFLIDKLAMTKTNDEFFDAMRRQ, encoded by the coding sequence ATGAACCTGACAGAACTTAAGAACAGACCTGTGTCTGAGCTTGTGAAACTGGGTGAAAGCCTAGGTCTTGAGAACCTAGCGCGTTTAAGAAAACAAGACATCATCTTCGCTATCCTGAAAGCTCACGCAAAAAGTGGTGAAGACATTTTTGGTGACGGGGTTCTGGAAATTCTTCAAGACGGGTTTGGCTTCCTACGTAGCGCCGATAGTTCATACCTTGCTGGCCCTGATGACATCTACGTCTCTCCTAGCCAGATCCGCCGCTTCAACCTACGTACTGGTGACTCAATTGCCGGTAAGATTCGACCTCCTAAAGATGGTGAACGTTACTTTGCTCTACTAAAAGTAAACACGGTTAACCACGACAAACCAGATAACGCTCGCAACAAGATCCTGTTTGAAAACTTAACCCCTCTGCACGCGAATGAGCGTATGGTGATGGAGTGTGGTAATGGTTCTACAGAAGACATTACGGCGCGTGTTCTTGATCTCGCATCACCAATTGGTAAAGGTCAACGTGGTCTTATCGTTGCTCCGCCAAAAGCGGGTAAAACCATGCTGCTGCAAAACATTGCGCAGAGCATTGCTCGTAACAACCCAGAATCTGAGCTAATGGTGCTTCTTATCGACGAACGTCCAGAAGAAGTAACCGAGATGCAACGCCTAGTTAAAGGTGAAGTAGTCGCATCAACATTTGATGAGCCAGCGTCTCGCCACGTACAGGTTGCTGAGATGGTGATCGAGAAGGCAAAACGTCTTGTTGAACACAAGAAAGACGTGGTTATCTTACTTGACTCAATTACTCGTCTAGCGCGCGCATACAACACAGTGATCCCTTCATCTGGTAAAGTTCTTACCGGTGGTGTGGATGCTAACGCATTGCATCGTCCAAAGCGTTTCTTCGGTGCGGCTCGTAACGTAGAAGAAGGCGGTAGCCTTACTATCATCGCAACTGCGCTAGTAGATACTGGTTCTAAGATGGATGAAGTTATCTACGAAGAGTTTAAAGGTACAGGTAACATGGAACTGCACCTAAACCGTAAGATTGCTGAGAAACGTGTCTTCCCTGCGATTGATTTCAACCGCTCAGGTACTCGTCGTGAAGAGCTACTGACCAAAGCCGATGAACTACAGAAAATGTGGATCTTGCGTAAGATTGTTCACCCAATGGGCGAAATCGACGCAATGGAGTTCCTAATCGACAAGCTAGCGATGACCAAGACTAACGATGAGTTTTTTGACGCAATGCGCCGTCAATAA
- a CDS encoding sigma-70 family RNA polymerase sigma factor translates to MSDTSQNLSKEEWSQCMAKVQARDKESYAVIFRHFAPKLKLFAYKQLGNEQIAMEMVHETLAVVWQKSELFDPSKSALSTWIYTIIRNKCFDFLRKQKGKELSIHSEDIWPSESYPPDLVEHYSPEQDRFKQQVLKHIHQLPKKQREVVQAVYLQDLPQQQVAEQFNIPLGTVKSRLRTAIEQLRNSIQTEGLR, encoded by the coding sequence ATGTCTGATACTTCACAAAACCTGAGCAAGGAAGAGTGGTCCCAGTGCATGGCTAAAGTGCAGGCACGAGACAAAGAGTCTTATGCGGTGATATTTCGCCACTTTGCGCCCAAGCTCAAATTATTTGCTTATAAACAGTTAGGAAATGAGCAAATCGCCATGGAAATGGTTCATGAAACCTTGGCAGTAGTGTGGCAAAAGTCAGAACTATTCGACCCAAGTAAGAGTGCGCTTTCAACTTGGATATATACCATCATCAGAAACAAGTGCTTCGACTTTTTGCGCAAACAGAAGGGCAAAGAGCTTTCAATTCACTCTGAAGATATTTGGCCGAGTGAGAGTTATCCGCCAGATTTAGTTGAGCATTATTCACCTGAGCAAGATCGTTTCAAACAGCAGGTGCTCAAGCACATTCATCAATTACCAAAAAAACAACGAGAAGTTGTTCAGGCCGTCTATTTGCAAGACCTGCCTCAACAACAGGTAGCCGAGCAATTCAATATTCCTTTGGGGACCGTTAAATCTCGATTACGAACGGCTATAGAACAATTGCGCAATTCAATTCAAACGGAGGGACTGCGATGA
- a CDS encoding ChrR family anti-sigma-E factor: MSKHVNQEMLEAYAAANIDAASGLLVATHLEMCEESRSRVDQLEQHHADQLNALECNYTSDFDGMLESIMSTKPHFHLTPSRTTTTTTIAGKSFELPSTLTKFADRISEWRRYGSKVMSAQIEVEEDVRMNLLYLAEDAQVPQHTHKGIETTLILHGGFSDEDGHYHEGDLLVKDASDKHAPFTRKGEDCLCLVVLTEPMIFTQGVARIFNRFGRGMYP, encoded by the coding sequence ATGAGCAAACATGTGAACCAAGAAATGCTCGAGGCATACGCAGCTGCCAATATCGATGCAGCATCAGGACTCTTAGTCGCTACCCATTTAGAGATGTGTGAAGAGAGCCGATCACGTGTAGATCAGCTTGAGCAGCATCATGCTGACCAACTCAATGCCCTTGAGTGCAACTACACCAGTGACTTTGACGGTATGCTCGAATCTATTATGAGTACTAAACCGCATTTTCACCTTACCCCGAGCCGGACAACGACGACTACAACGATTGCAGGAAAATCATTTGAGCTACCTAGTACCCTGACGAAGTTTGCCGATCGAATCAGTGAATGGCGTCGTTACGGCAGTAAAGTCATGAGTGCGCAAATAGAAGTAGAAGAAGATGTACGAATGAACCTGCTATACCTTGCAGAGGATGCTCAAGTACCACAGCATACACACAAAGGCATTGAAACAACCTTGATACTGCATGGTGGGTTCAGCGACGAAGATGGTCATTATCATGAGGGAGATCTACTGGTAAAAGATGCCAGCGATAAACATGCTCCATTCACCCGTAAAGGTGAAGATTGTTTGTGTTTGGTGGTACTGACTGAACCAATGATTTTTACTCAAGGTGTCGCCCGGATATTTAACCGTTTTGGGCGAGGCATGTATCCATAA
- a CDS encoding 2Fe-2S iron-sulfur cluster-binding protein yields the protein MTHRVRLEPQGIEFDVDDNQTVLEAALNQNIRFPHRCQVGACTACLCRKLDGKVDYQLEPMLTKKEREQGWIFPCLAYAETDLLLTLESE from the coding sequence ATGACACATAGAGTAAGACTAGAGCCTCAAGGCATCGAATTTGATGTCGATGACAACCAAACCGTGTTGGAAGCGGCGCTCAACCAAAACATCCGCTTCCCTCATCGGTGCCAAGTTGGCGCATGTACCGCCTGCTTGTGTCGGAAATTAGATGGGAAAGTCGATTACCAACTAGAACCTATGCTCACCAAGAAGGAGCGAGAACAAGGTTGGATCTTTCCCTGTTTGGCATACGCCGAAACTGACTTATTGCTCACCTTAGAGAGTGAGTAA
- the rhlB gene encoding ATP-dependent RNA helicase RhlB, producing MKKTHITEQKFADLDLHPQIIEGLEKKGFEFCTPIQALALPVLLTGQDIAGQAQTGTGKTLAFLTATFNHLLNTPAHEDRKPNQPRAIIMAPTRELAIQIFNDAAPLMESTGIRAALAYGGEPYEKQLGEIEKGVDILIGTTGRIIDFFKQRIFNLNDIQAVVLDEADRMFDLGFIKDIRFLFRRMPQPNERLNMLFSATLSYRVQELAFEHMHNPEHVVVEPEQKTGHRIQEELFYPSNEHKMALLQTLMEEEWPDRAIVFANTKHKCESIWGHLAADGHRVGLLTGDVPQKKRERILEQFTQGHVDILVATDVAARGLHIPQVTHVFNFDLPDDCEDYVHRIGRTGRAGASGHSISFACEDYAINLTTIEEYIEHAIPVSDYDADALLTDLPAPLRMRSRNPQNRRTNTGGNKQGGRKRPSRPRNHNK from the coding sequence ATGAAAAAGACGCATATCACAGAGCAAAAGTTCGCCGATTTGGATCTTCATCCCCAAATCATTGAAGGTCTTGAGAAAAAGGGGTTCGAGTTTTGTACCCCTATCCAAGCCTTGGCGCTGCCGGTACTGCTCACCGGCCAAGACATCGCAGGCCAGGCCCAAACAGGGACTGGTAAGACACTCGCTTTCCTTACTGCTACCTTTAACCACCTACTGAATACACCAGCTCATGAGGATCGCAAGCCGAACCAACCTCGTGCGATTATCATGGCACCTACCCGTGAACTGGCCATTCAGATTTTTAACGATGCAGCGCCGCTGATGGAAAGCACTGGCATCCGTGCCGCACTTGCTTACGGTGGTGAACCCTACGAGAAGCAGCTAGGTGAGATCGAAAAAGGGGTAGATATCCTGATAGGTACCACGGGCCGTATTATCGATTTCTTCAAGCAACGTATATTCAACCTAAACGACATCCAAGCGGTTGTGCTTGATGAAGCGGACCGCATGTTCGATCTTGGCTTCATTAAAGATATTCGCTTCTTGTTCCGTCGCATGCCTCAACCAAACGAGCGCTTAAACATGCTGTTTTCAGCAACGCTTTCTTACCGAGTGCAAGAGCTAGCGTTTGAACACATGCATAACCCAGAGCACGTTGTGGTTGAACCTGAACAAAAAACCGGTCATCGCATCCAAGAAGAGCTGTTTTACCCATCGAACGAACACAAGATGGCGCTACTGCAAACCTTGATGGAAGAGGAATGGCCAGACCGAGCGATTGTGTTCGCCAACACCAAACATAAGTGTGAATCTATCTGGGGCCACCTTGCGGCCGATGGTCATCGTGTAGGTCTTCTGACTGGTGATGTTCCGCAGAAGAAACGTGAGCGTATCCTAGAGCAGTTTACTCAGGGTCACGTTGATATCTTGGTTGCTACTGATGTTGCAGCGCGTGGTCTACATATCCCACAAGTTACCCACGTATTTAACTTCGATCTTCCTGACGATTGTGAAGACTACGTACACCGTATCGGTCGTACTGGTCGTGCAGGTGCTAGCGGACACTCCATCAGCTTTGCTTGTGAAGACTATGCTATCAACCTAACCACTATCGAAGAGTACATCGAGCACGCTATCCCAGTCTCTGACTACGATGCCGATGCACTACTGACAGATCTGCCTGCCCCACTACGCATGCGTAGCCGCAACCCGCAGAACCGTCGCACCAATACTGGTGGCAACAAGCAAGGTGGTCGCAAACGTCCATCTCGTCCACGCAATCACAATAAGTAA